A window of Podospora bellae-mahoneyi strain CBS 112042 chromosome 1 map unlocalized CBS112042p_1.3, whole genome shotgun sequence genomic DNA:
CGCTGGCGATGGCATGACCCTGTCTGAACGTCGCGTCCAGACCCCCGGGATTGGCAGCAGCTCCTGCCGCCAGGCGTTGTCAAGGAGGGCCATCACACTGCATCCGGCGAAAAGTGGGCCTTGGCAATATTACAAGCGTAACGGGAAGGTCCCTTGTCTCTGCTTCATCTCAGCGCGGGATGTCGATGATAATGACATGTAGATTTGCTCCTTGCGCATGTTAAAGAAAGGAGATGTCATGAGTCCTAGGACAAGCTTTGAGATATGAAATCGGATTGACATTATCTACGGTAGTGCATGTGAGGCGACATATTAGCGGTATCGAAAATACATGGAGTGGTACCGGCCCCACTTACATTTCTCGGTGACCAAAGCTTGGTGCCCCGCGCTCTGCCCCTCCAAAGTTTCCTGCACCTACATTGACTTTGAGATTGACAGTCCGACAAAAGAACAACCACTAGCATCACCAAATCTATGAGCAAAAGACCAGCGTCCAGCGAGACCTCTGAcctctcaaccacctcgaaACGTCGCAAACCCCCTtccaacatcaccatgtccCTCGAGCGCATCCCCCTCGAACATATTCCCCCAAACTACAGGGTATACGGAGCTCTGTTTCGCGACGTATCCAACGCTCCCTTTCTCCAAACTCAGCTGATTTCCCGCAACCCCGAATTCGAATACGCCTTTATCGATGCTTCTACCATTGTCTCGCGCGCCCATCTCCTCGCAGCTGTCTGGAACGCAGTCTATAGCTCGGTGGAAGGAAACTTGAGGACGCCAAATGTGCACTCCGAAGTGGTGGCTTCCCTGAATATCAACAACAATGTGCGATCTGCTCAGAGTTATGCGTACCGGGGCTGCAGGCTAACGCCACAAACAGATTGCCGACGGGTACAGACGATGGGGTATAACGTCTGACAAGACCAAAAACTTGGTCGTGGTCAAGATTCTCTCCTCGCCCGAACCGCTACCACAGGCCGAGCAAGAAAATGAAGCCGAGGAAGTCTTGTCACATCTAACATCGCAGATAAAGGGACGACTGGTAAGATTAACAGACCAGGAGATCGCAGAAGTCACGGACTGGCAAAAAGTCAGGAAATACTACAAGCTGAATGGAGTTCCAGTCTTGGACCAGACAAAAGATGAGGTggtaaaaaggaaaaagatgGAGAGCATGGCCATCATGGGCATGGCGCTGAGGGGACTgtaggaaaaagagaaatgaTACCCAGTCGTTTAGCAGTCATGATCATTATCTCGCTATCTCATCTCAGTCTAGGTCatgtttgggttttggttaAATCAAGAATTCAGGCCAATCCAAACAACGACTTGAGCCTCCTCAAGACCTCGGCCCTCATGGCGTCTCTCGACCCAACTGTGCGCTGCACCGCATCTCTGTTCTCGTACGCTCGCCTCAGCAGATACTTCATGCACTCACCTGTTGAACCCCACACCAAGTACTTGTAcgccttggccttttccTGCTTCTCAGTCGCTTCTT
This region includes:
- a CDS encoding uncharacterized protein (EggNog:ENOG503P3KH; COG:K), giving the protein MSKRPASSETSDLSTTSKRRKPPSNITMSLERIPLEHIPPNYRVYGALFRDVSNAPFLQTQLISRNPEFEYAFIDASTIVSRAHLLAAVWNAVYSSVEGNLRTPNVHSEVVASLNINNNIADGYRRWGITSDKTKNLVVVKILSSPEPLPQAEQENEAEEVLSHLTSQIKGRLVRLTDQEIAEVTDWQKVRKYYKLNGVPVLDQTKDEVVKRKKMESMAIMGMALRGL